The Novosphingobium sp. G106 genome contains a region encoding:
- a CDS encoding DUF2493 domain-containing protein, whose translation MRSFSTFPDFAEHYASLTSADNFGQAFTAEIETSQLSHHEEPTAADMPDSEAARGCVEQMVGDLFTLFCDTRLAPMAARVAWGMVNSFHKVAQQIAREEDSAARELGELARINDPSEIHALEVEEKQRHCQSLHEALAALECMRDHAAEVYRVETGQPWSAVYGSRTSKSLIASQIEARDFLAARAASRREAHAPTGPVVIVSGGAGWQHHEPIWTRLDCIRARIPSMTLVTTAQRSGTDAIAAAWAAARGVPTVNFRLNRSLGNRAGFDRNKMLVRLAPVEAIICEGSGLQVNLAERCRDAGVPVTIMRDRDFASLAQAAG comes from the coding sequence ATGCGCAGCTTTTCGACTTTCCCCGACTTTGCCGAACACTATGCGAGCCTCACCAGCGCCGACAATTTCGGCCAGGCATTCACCGCAGAGATTGAGACGAGCCAGCTTTCCCACCACGAGGAACCGACCGCCGCCGATATGCCGGATAGCGAGGCCGCGCGCGGCTGCGTCGAGCAGATGGTCGGCGATCTATTCACGCTGTTTTGCGATACCCGCCTTGCCCCCATGGCCGCGCGTGTCGCTTGGGGAATGGTCAACTCCTTCCACAAAGTGGCGCAGCAGATCGCGCGCGAAGAGGACAGCGCCGCGCGTGAGCTTGGCGAGCTCGCCCGGATCAACGACCCGTCAGAAATCCACGCGCTCGAAGTCGAGGAAAAGCAGCGTCATTGCCAATCGCTGCACGAAGCGCTCGCCGCGTTGGAATGCATGCGCGATCATGCCGCCGAGGTTTACCGCGTTGAAACCGGCCAGCCTTGGTCAGCCGTCTATGGCAGCCGCACGTCAAAATCGCTGATCGCTTCGCAGATCGAAGCGCGCGACTTTCTCGCCGCGCGCGCGGCATCGCGCCGCGAAGCGCATGCGCCCACCGGGCCCGTCGTCATCGTATCGGGCGGGGCAGGCTGGCAGCATCATGAACCGATCTGGACGCGGCTCGATTGCATCCGGGCGCGCATTCCATCGATGACGCTTGTCACCACCGCGCAGCGCAGCGGCACCGACGCAATCGCCGCCGCATGGGCCGCCGCGCGGGGCGTGCCCACGGTGAACTTTCGGCTCAATCGCAGCCTCGGCAACCGCGCCGGTTTCGATCGCAACAAGATGCTTGTTCGCCTCGCCCCCGTCGAGGCGATCATCTGTGAAGGGAGCGGCCTGCAGGTCAATTTGGCCGAGCGTTGCCGCGACGCCGGCGTGCCCGTCACCATCATGAGGGACAGGGATTTTGCGAGCTTAGCCCAAGCGGCCGGCTGA
- a CDS encoding DUF3768 domain-containing protein yields MATQASDAARTLTIAELNDRVRLGLDRNARILITSNCLETLCGESCAPTERVLVQAELMAAFRHCQFSEDSPERDLGVVELRGRTVWMKIDYYDLTLEYGSDDPADASVTTRVMTILLPEDY; encoded by the coding sequence ATGGCCACACAGGCCAGCGACGCCGCGCGCACCCTGACGATCGCCGAGCTCAACGACCGAGTTCGCCTGGGCCTCGACCGCAACGCCAGGATCCTCATTACATCGAATTGCCTGGAAACGCTTTGCGGCGAGAGCTGCGCGCCCACCGAACGCGTGCTGGTTCAGGCCGAGCTGATGGCCGCCTTTCGGCATTGCCAGTTTTCCGAAGACAGCCCCGAACGCGATTTAGGCGTGGTCGAGCTGCGCGGCCGAACGGTCTGGATGAAGATCGACTATTACGATCTTACGCTCGAGTACGGCTCGGACGATCCCGCCGACGCTTCGGTGACGACCCGGGTCATGACGATCCTGCTCCCCGAGGACTATTGA
- a CDS encoding putative toxin-antitoxin system toxin component, PIN family: protein MRVILDTNVLLSGLISPGGLPAKLTEAWLDRRFVLISHALQMDEIREVSRRDKIRALVRPAEVGRLVNQIVLIAEMPDALPHVRRSPDPRDDFLLGLCEAGHADWLVTGNKDDLLALKRHGKSQIVTAAKLAELLGIGKPG from the coding sequence GTGCGGGTCATACTCGATACCAATGTCTTGCTGAGCGGCTTGATTTCGCCCGGCGGGCTACCGGCAAAGCTCACCGAAGCCTGGCTCGATCGCCGGTTCGTTCTTATCAGCCACGCGCTCCAGATGGACGAAATCCGTGAGGTTTCGCGCCGCGACAAAATTCGCGCGCTCGTTCGCCCCGCCGAGGTTGGTCGGCTCGTCAACCAGATCGTCCTGATAGCCGAAATGCCGGATGCCCTTCCCCATGTGAGGCGTTCGCCTGATCCGAGAGATGATTTCCTCTTGGGCCTATGCGAAGCAGGCCACGCCGACTGGCTCGTGACAGGAAACAAGGACGATCTCCTGGCCTTGAAGCGCCATGGCAAAAGTCAGATCGTTACGGCAGCGAAGCTCGCTGAATTGCTCGGGATCGGCAAACCCGGTTGA
- a CDS encoding ParB/RepB/Spo0J family partition protein, with protein MENITVPFSSLVLSDLNVRKTNSDLALDALAASILEHGLIQPLVVTAIKARRSTSYAVHAGGRRCRAIAQLIESGKLPQDHGVDVRVFANRAAAAREISLAENLIRESMSPADECRAFKDIIDTDGADAEDIARRFGLTVRHVQGRLRLADLAEPIFAALSAGDITLDIAMAYGATADRDRQLAAWERLSAGWQAQNAQTIRRAVAETAIASTHPVALFLGEDEYRAGGGRIESDLFAASGEGMWLDGEIATDLATKKLAYEAEIAALGGRYGWVTPVLAAHLPYELTKDLHPFYPSRVDAAPEVQARLDEIEVRIDELNDLAETSADEDEAQRAEAELEVLSAEYDKLGETCLVIRDEDKPNVGVFLVLEKDGTPALHHQLYTTVKPGRASTSGQAGGGSAGSAGAAKADGFSRSLEENLAKERRDVLALHVATDPAMALDLVIFRLAIDCTGFFTANDTGLSIKIGDRFEPAGLVGVPPSQAIVDLDAVRSALPHEWSQADDLFAAFLEFRGLDEEAKASWLAYAVSQSLKASLDVGWRGNAFLSGLGAMMEIDVAAHWRPGAENYFDRLKKGQILTALGQIDPELPARYATAKKGELALAAAKLCAGDTITDPAVKQRAAAWLPEAMRFTAKAPAEADSAAQSDVDGDEGPIASGDCDAELIGDGDDGLEQAGAPGEPAADAELEDGHLSEEVIAEAA; from the coding sequence ATGGAAAACATCACCGTTCCCTTCTCCTCGCTCGTGCTGTCAGACCTCAACGTCCGTAAGACCAATAGCGATCTTGCCCTCGATGCGCTGGCTGCCAGCATTCTCGAGCACGGCCTGATCCAGCCCCTCGTCGTGACCGCAATCAAGGCCCGCCGATCGACTTCTTATGCTGTCCATGCGGGCGGCCGCCGCTGCCGCGCGATTGCGCAGCTGATCGAGAGCGGCAAGCTGCCGCAGGATCACGGCGTCGACGTGCGCGTCTTCGCCAACCGTGCCGCCGCCGCCCGAGAAATCAGCCTCGCCGAGAACCTGATCCGCGAGTCCATGTCGCCTGCGGACGAATGCCGCGCGTTCAAGGATATCATCGACACCGACGGCGCTGATGCCGAGGATATCGCCCGCCGCTTTGGCCTCACCGTCCGCCACGTTCAGGGCCGACTGCGCCTTGCCGATCTCGCCGAGCCGATCTTCGCGGCGCTCTCCGCCGGCGACATCACCCTCGACATCGCGATGGCTTACGGCGCGACCGCGGACCGCGATCGTCAGCTTGCGGCCTGGGAGCGCCTGTCGGCGGGCTGGCAGGCGCAGAACGCGCAGACCATCCGCCGCGCGGTTGCCGAGACCGCGATTGCCTCGACGCACCCGGTCGCGCTGTTCCTCGGCGAGGACGAGTACCGCGCTGGCGGAGGGCGCATCGAGAGCGACCTCTTCGCAGCCAGCGGTGAGGGCATGTGGCTCGACGGCGAAATCGCCACCGACCTCGCTACCAAGAAGCTCGCCTACGAGGCAGAAATCGCCGCGCTTGGCGGTCGCTACGGCTGGGTCACGCCGGTGCTCGCCGCGCACCTGCCTTACGAGCTGACCAAGGACCTGCACCCCTTCTATCCCTCGCGCGTCGATGCGGCGCCCGAAGTACAGGCCCGTCTCGACGAAATCGAAGTCCGCATCGATGAGCTCAATGATCTCGCTGAAACCAGCGCGGACGAGGACGAAGCCCAGAGGGCCGAGGCCGAACTCGAAGTGCTTTCGGCCGAGTACGACAAGCTCGGCGAGACCTGCCTGGTCATCCGCGACGAGGACAAACCCAATGTTGGCGTCTTCCTCGTTCTCGAGAAAGACGGCACGCCCGCGCTGCACCACCAGCTCTATACGACGGTGAAGCCGGGCCGCGCCAGCACATCGGGGCAGGCCGGCGGCGGTTCGGCTGGCTCGGCCGGCGCTGCAAAGGCGGACGGCTTCAGCCGCAGCCTCGAGGAAAACCTCGCCAAGGAGCGGCGCGACGTTCTCGCGCTCCATGTCGCGACCGATCCCGCAATGGCGCTCGATCTCGTCATCTTCCGGCTGGCGATCGATTGCACGGGCTTCTTCACGGCCAATGATACCGGGCTCTCGATCAAGATCGGCGACCGGTTCGAGCCGGCGGGGCTCGTCGGGGTCCCGCCGAGCCAGGCGATCGTCGATCTCGATGCCGTCCGCTCCGCGCTGCCGCACGAATGGAGCCAGGCCGACGACCTTTTCGCTGCCTTCCTCGAGTTTCGGGGGCTGGACGAAGAAGCCAAGGCGAGCTGGCTCGCTTACGCGGTCAGCCAGAGCCTGAAAGCGAGTCTCGATGTGGGCTGGCGCGGCAACGCGTTCCTGTCGGGCCTCGGTGCCATGATGGAGATCGATGTCGCCGCGCACTGGCGGCCGGGCGCGGAAAACTACTTCGACCGCCTTAAGAAGGGCCAGATCCTGACCGCGCTGGGGCAGATCGATCCCGAGCTGCCGGCGCGTTACGCGACCGCGAAAAAGGGCGAGCTCGCTTTGGCGGCAGCGAAGCTCTGCGCCGGCGACACGATCACCGATCCGGCGGTCAAGCAACGCGCGGCCGCCTGGCTTCCCGAGGCAATGCGCTTCACCGCCAAGGCGCCTGCCGAAGCGGATAGTGCGGCGCAGAGCGACGTTGACGGCGATGAGGGGCCCATCGCCTCGGGCGATTGCGATGCCGAGCTCATCGGCGATGGTGACGATGGACTCGAGCAGGCGGGCGCGCCCGGCGAGCCGGCCGCTGATGCTGAGCTCGAAGACGGCCATCTGTCCGAGGAAGTGATCGCCGAAGCGGCCTGA
- a CDS encoding ribbon-helix-helix domain-containing protein — protein MGDLTRWSLKVSRETDIALRTLLATRGGKKGDMSRFVEDAVNREVLRETIRDVQARNTDADPDELQSLIDEEVADARASFWTRARQ, from the coding sequence ATGGGTGATCTGACACGTTGGAGCCTGAAGGTCTCGCGCGAGACAGACATTGCCCTGCGCACGCTGCTCGCAACGCGCGGTGGCAAGAAAGGCGACATGTCGCGGTTCGTGGAAGATGCTGTCAACCGCGAAGTCCTGCGAGAAACCATCCGCGACGTGCAGGCACGCAATACAGACGCGGATCCCGATGAGCTTCAAAGCCTCATCGACGAAGAAGTTGCGGACGCGCGTGCGTCGTTCTGGACACGGGCCCGGCAATAG
- a CDS encoding site-specific integrase encodes MAVFENPPGSSGVPDGYLLPRNSPFSGTFEGDLAPQDGLLVPRWKSHPLRAFLDGNFVRRTLPLRATEYSIWDTVLPGFGLRVRPTGRYYWFVRVRHRNTQRRVTLGRADEVDADLARAQARRLLAEVALDGLPKRTKVSATPPLNDYVETYWSDIARYWKPSTAKRNHEAWRRDLAPVFGTMRISDVSAADITRWRDDCADTLETNFNRAIPVLAALFKYAEALHLRRKGSNPCRGMPRYKPQACERYLSPLEYRRMGAALRAAEADHPSKVAVVRLLLYTGARVSEVRDLRWDWVRPPHLALPDSKTGPKTIWLNSQALAILEAQPRHENCPYVFPNASGTAPLRLDNWWPHFRRMCALPDLRIHDLRHSFASAAIMDNVPLATIGKLLGHVLPETTAKYAHLSDEVIADAAVRISGNLAQAIGLRP; translated from the coding sequence ATGGCTGTCTTCGAAAATCCGCCCGGCAGTTCGGGGGTTCCCGATGGCTATCTGCTCCCCAGAAATTCCCCGTTTTCAGGTACTTTCGAGGGCGATTTGGCACCCCAAGATGGCCTTTTGGTCCCACGGTGGAAATCGCATCCATTACGGGCCTTTCTGGACGGCAATTTCGTGCGGCGGACGCTGCCGCTGCGGGCGACCGAATACAGCATCTGGGACACCGTTCTGCCCGGGTTTGGGCTGCGGGTCAGGCCGACCGGGCGCTACTATTGGTTCGTCCGGGTACGGCATCGCAACACACAGCGGCGCGTCACGCTGGGGCGCGCCGACGAGGTGGACGCCGATCTGGCGCGCGCGCAGGCGCGACGCCTGCTGGCGGAAGTCGCGCTCGATGGCCTGCCCAAACGGACCAAGGTCAGCGCCACGCCGCCGCTCAATGACTATGTCGAAACCTACTGGTCCGACATCGCACGATATTGGAAGCCATCGACCGCAAAACGCAACCATGAGGCCTGGCGACGCGACCTCGCGCCGGTGTTCGGAACCATGCGTATTTCCGATGTTTCGGCAGCCGACATCACCAGGTGGCGCGACGATTGCGCCGACACTCTTGAAACCAATTTCAACCGGGCCATTCCGGTTCTCGCGGCGCTTTTCAAATATGCCGAGGCGCTGCATCTGCGGCGTAAAGGTTCCAACCCTTGCCGCGGAATGCCGCGCTACAAGCCGCAGGCCTGCGAGCGGTATCTGTCCCCTTTGGAGTACCGCCGCATGGGCGCAGCGCTGCGGGCAGCCGAAGCTGATCATCCCTCCAAAGTCGCGGTCGTTCGGCTGTTGCTCTACACCGGCGCGCGGGTGAGCGAAGTTCGAGACTTGCGCTGGGATTGGGTGCGGCCGCCACATCTCGCTTTGCCCGATAGCAAAACCGGCCCCAAAACCATCTGGCTGAACAGCCAGGCGCTGGCGATTTTGGAAGCGCAGCCCCGACACGAAAACTGCCCGTATGTATTCCCCAATGCGAGCGGGACCGCACCGCTCCGCCTGGACAACTGGTGGCCACATTTCAGGCGAATGTGTGCGCTGCCGGATTTGCGTATCCATGATTTGCGTCACAGTTTTGCGTCCGCCGCCATCATGGACAATGTTCCGTTGGCGACGATCGGCAAGCTTCTGGGGCATGTTCTGCCCGAGACGACCGCCAAGTATGCGCATCTCTCCGACGAGGTGATCGCCGACGCGGCAGTGAGAATCTCGGGCAACCTTGCTCAGGCGATAGGGCTGCGCCCATGA
- a CDS encoding DUF736 family protein — MANIGYVRPNANGALIGKIECLAFNNVIGLSPVESNNPRAPKYEIMARSGNSWVRVGALFEQTARTTGEVFYQGRIDDPKMDKPLDVALFGNSGPEGGYNVSWTRRRARQDFGQGAPAGGDHGENEGDGLGESTTGREIETDPFAGFPN, encoded by the coding sequence ATGGCTAACATTGGTTATGTTCGTCCGAATGCAAATGGCGCTCTGATCGGCAAGATCGAATGCCTCGCCTTCAACAATGTGATTGGCCTTTCGCCGGTCGAGAGCAACAACCCCCGAGCGCCCAAGTACGAGATCATGGCGCGGAGCGGAAATAGCTGGGTTCGCGTCGGGGCTCTGTTCGAGCAGACGGCGCGCACCACGGGGGAGGTTTTCTATCAGGGGCGCATTGACGATCCCAAGATGGATAAGCCGCTCGATGTTGCCCTGTTCGGCAACTCCGGCCCCGAAGGCGGCTACAATGTTTCGTGGACCCGTCGCCGCGCGCGGCAGGACTTCGGGCAGGGTGCGCCGGCGGGGGGCGACCACGGCGAAAACGAAGGCGATGGCCTCGGGGAAAGCACTACCGGCCGCGAGATTGAAACCGATCCTTTCGCCGGTTTCCCGAACTGA
- a CDS encoding DUF6927 domain-containing protein, producing the protein MGWFFMSTWAMGGFATPKAYLDDQFTYAPDADGGRQYGLRIVKSVWSGSEYYAAAEPWNAEGTLPVFAVVCLVRWNPKAKSGEHFGYKDMSESMGPCYYRCPASVLDLLGPTDSEYAAGWRTRCRQQLALARRRRPRPGDTLVLAEPMQFSDDYEGQSFEVIRYRKGIALRGRNGGYYRISRLMERGWTLIPASPARGLGAGSAAAEVPGSAP; encoded by the coding sequence ATGGGATGGTTCTTCATGTCGACCTGGGCGATGGGCGGCTTCGCCACGCCCAAGGCCTATCTCGACGACCAGTTCACCTATGCGCCGGACGCGGATGGCGGCCGGCAATATGGCCTTCGCATAGTCAAATCGGTCTGGTCGGGCAGCGAATACTACGCGGCGGCCGAGCCTTGGAACGCCGAGGGCACTTTGCCAGTTTTCGCCGTCGTCTGCCTGGTGCGCTGGAATCCAAAGGCGAAGAGCGGCGAGCACTTCGGGTACAAGGATATGTCGGAATCGATGGGGCCTTGCTACTATCGGTGCCCCGCTTCGGTGCTCGACCTGCTCGGGCCGACCGATAGCGAATATGCCGCCGGGTGGCGGACGCGCTGCCGGCAGCAGCTCGCACTGGCACGCCGGCGCAGGCCGCGTCCCGGGGACACGCTGGTGCTCGCCGAGCCGATGCAGTTTTCCGACGACTATGAGGGCCAGTCCTTCGAGGTGATCCGCTACCGCAAGGGCATTGCTCTCAGGGGTCGGAACGGAGGGTACTATCGCATCAGCCGTCTGATGGAGCGCGGGTGGACGCTGATCCCGGCGTCGCCAGCGCGAGGACTCGGTGCCGGCAGCGCCGCGGCCGAAGTGCCGGGGAGCGCACCGTGA
- a CDS encoding DUF1173 domain-containing protein yields the protein MQRYQMLDVEIGPDEDGFEAVLARAYSLKQKPQCLCRRDIPLPLYIARRQDSHHLARWPGTGPRHAPTCDHYEAPDFLTGLGQVRGSAIVEDEESGETSLKFAFPLSRGPARAAPSSFTNDKPSVKTNGQKLTMRGLLHFLWDKAELTHWHPKMAGKRNWFVVRRALIQARLGCKVRGDSLTRALFIPETFNLDHKDEIAGRRLSGLELAYASPDAIMVVIGEVKAIEPARYGEKILVRHLPDWPFLMDADMARRFHKRFAVEEELWRSEEAEGHLVMAASFAVGASGLPQLFEIAVMPVNRHWLPYESHEERALVAKAVQEKRRFVKGLRVNLGLEAPIASIALKDTGAEATAIHLARNMPDPAYDEALAALMRTPGVTHVTWRPGDRLPDAQGRVFLPPPKR from the coding sequence ATGCAGCGATACCAGATGCTCGATGTCGAGATCGGGCCGGACGAGGACGGCTTCGAGGCGGTCCTGGCCCGCGCCTACTCGCTCAAGCAAAAGCCGCAGTGCCTGTGCCGCCGGGACATCCCGCTGCCGCTTTACATCGCGCGGCGCCAGGACAGCCATCACCTGGCGCGCTGGCCGGGCACCGGCCCGCGCCATGCACCGACCTGCGATCACTACGAAGCGCCGGACTTCCTGACAGGGCTCGGCCAGGTCCGGGGCTCGGCCATTGTCGAGGATGAGGAGAGCGGCGAAACCTCGCTCAAATTCGCCTTCCCGCTGTCGCGGGGGCCGGCGCGCGCGGCGCCGTCGTCGTTCACCAACGATAAGCCCTCGGTGAAGACCAACGGGCAGAAGCTGACGATGCGAGGGTTACTGCACTTTCTCTGGGACAAGGCAGAGCTGACCCACTGGCATCCCAAAATGGCGGGCAAGCGCAATTGGTTCGTCGTGCGCCGCGCGCTGATCCAGGCGCGCCTTGGCTGCAAGGTGCGCGGCGACAGCCTGACGCGCGCACTGTTCATCCCCGAGACCTTCAATCTCGACCACAAGGACGAAATCGCCGGCCGGCGCTTGTCGGGACTGGAACTCGCCTACGCCTCGCCCGATGCGATCATGGTGGTGATCGGCGAGGTAAAAGCCATCGAGCCCGCGCGCTACGGCGAGAAGATCCTGGTGCGGCACCTGCCGGATTGGCCATTCCTGATGGACGCTGACATGGCCCGGCGCTTCCACAAGCGTTTCGCCGTAGAAGAAGAGCTCTGGCGTTCCGAAGAGGCAGAAGGCCATCTGGTCATGGCGGCGAGCTTCGCGGTCGGCGCTTCGGGCCTGCCGCAGCTCTTCGAAATCGCGGTGATGCCGGTGAACCGGCACTGGCTTCCCTATGAAAGCCACGAAGAGCGCGCGCTGGTTGCCAAGGCTGTCCAGGAGAAGCGCCGCTTCGTGAAAGGCCTGCGCGTAAACCTCGGCCTCGAGGCGCCGATCGCCAGCATCGCTCTCAAGGACACAGGCGCCGAGGCCACCGCGATACACCTCGCGCGCAACATGCCGGACCCCGCCTATGACGAGGCGCTCGCCGCGCTGATGCGCACGCCGGGCGTGACCCATGTGACCTGGCGGCCCGGCGACCGCCTGCCCGATGCACAGGGCCGGGTATTTTTGCCGCCGCCCAAGCGTTGA
- a CDS encoding ArdC family protein has translation MTRRHDIYAAVTAQIAAAIEAGAGQWRMPWHHSGAPVMRPTSAAGRRYSGINRLVLWASAEACGYTSGVWATYNQWKDSGAQVRKGAAGTHVVLWKKIDRVDDSSGSSGGGDDGNERRARFYARSFVVFNRAQVDGAPDEAVIEERPMEDRIAGALGFFAGLGIPIEYGPHDAYYRPDLDKIFMPGRQAFESDLGLVSTLAHEITHATGAAHRLDRETLRDYHKGLAIRAREELVADIGSAFLLADLGLAHTPRPDHAAYVASWLRALRDDPRAIFTAAAKAQAASEWMHAQQPAAAPLPLAA, from the coding sequence ATGACGCGACGTCATGACATCTACGCCGCCGTCACCGCGCAGATTGCAGCAGCGATCGAGGCCGGCGCCGGCCAGTGGCGCATGCCCTGGCATCATTCGGGGGCGCCGGTCATGCGCCCGACCAGCGCCGCCGGGCGCCGCTACAGCGGCATCAACCGCCTGGTGCTTTGGGCCTCCGCCGAAGCCTGTGGCTACACCTCGGGCGTCTGGGCGACCTACAACCAGTGGAAGGATAGCGGCGCGCAGGTCCGCAAGGGCGCAGCCGGCACCCACGTCGTGCTCTGGAAGAAGATCGACCGCGTGGATGACTCCAGCGGATCCAGTGGCGGCGGTGATGATGGGAACGAACGCCGGGCGCGGTTCTATGCACGCAGCTTCGTCGTGTTCAACCGCGCGCAGGTCGATGGCGCCCCCGATGAGGCGGTTATCGAGGAGCGGCCGATGGAGGATCGGATCGCCGGCGCGCTCGGCTTCTTCGCGGGTCTCGGCATTCCCATCGAATACGGCCCCCACGACGCCTATTATCGTCCTGATCTCGACAAGATCTTCATGCCGGGGCGGCAGGCCTTCGAGAGCGACCTTGGCCTTGTCTCGACGCTCGCGCACGAGATCACCCATGCGACCGGTGCGGCGCACCGGCTCGACCGCGAAACCCTCCGCGATTACCACAAGGGGCTCGCTATCCGCGCGCGTGAGGAACTCGTCGCCGATATCGGCAGCGCCTTCCTCCTCGCGGATTTGGGCCTCGCGCACACGCCGCGGCCCGATCACGCGGCCTATGTCGCTTCCTGGCTGAGAGCGCTGCGCGATGATCCGCGGGCCATCTTCACCGCGGCCGCCAAAGCGCAGGCGGCGTCAGAATGGATGCATGCGCAGCAGCCCGCGGCTGCTCCGCTGCCTTTAGCGGCATGA
- a CDS encoding MbcA/ParS/Xre antitoxin family protein has product MPTQAERRAKRKATGIVTKARARAANRSAISTSTGAELLESFTDASGFIDAGKVAARLRMTDRQLAEAAGIEIGEDDRVEDWARSDAQTRVREMLLILTRVHPWAGGELQAMAWYRAETIPALDGRTPEALVKAGEGDAVLSFLDQLSVGGFA; this is encoded by the coding sequence ATGCCAACACAGGCTGAAAGGCGCGCCAAGCGCAAGGCCACTGGCATCGTCACGAAAGCGCGCGCACGAGCCGCCAACCGGTCAGCTATATCCACCTCCACCGGAGCCGAACTCCTAGAGAGCTTCACCGACGCGAGCGGGTTCATCGACGCGGGCAAGGTTGCGGCCAGGTTGCGCATGACAGATCGACAACTCGCTGAGGCAGCCGGTATCGAAATAGGAGAAGACGATAGAGTGGAGGATTGGGCGAGGTCGGACGCTCAAACACGCGTGCGAGAGATGTTGCTTATCCTAACCAGGGTGCACCCATGGGCGGGCGGTGAGTTGCAGGCCATGGCATGGTATCGAGCCGAGACAATCCCCGCTCTCGATGGCCGGACGCCAGAAGCTTTGGTCAAAGCCGGCGAAGGCGACGCGGTGCTGAGTTTCCTCGATCAATTGTCGGTTGGTGGGTTCGCCTGA
- a CDS encoding site-specific integrase, translated as MTAIALKQIVTEALAEVGVDVASMRLPTGKPRETTWLGIEPGFGVRHYATGRNIYIVQTRMAGRLRTVTIGPASVITRHQATVVARRVLAYARVGLDPVTERKRIRSAPRFDDFLEEYWQRWSGRWKASTLVANEKYRRLYLDDAFPDIFIDALNEADVTRWFADLNNRMGPGGANRVVAILSSLLNKAESWGYRLENTNPCRAVRPNRKRKCERFLSRAELERLGEALARVRSSEDKVRPIAATAIALLLLTGCRAGEITSLQWQDLRGNRLKLRDSKTGPRTVWLGDEARALIDDLPRLKNIPWLFWSPRVRKPLRWLDYYWHEIRSEAGLRGVRLHDLRHTFASHAAMNKETLPMIGRLLGHSNQQSTARYAHLGDEHVLDAAEQIGAAIERMLG; from the coding sequence ATGACCGCCATTGCGTTAAAGCAGATCGTCACCGAGGCACTCGCGGAAGTTGGGGTCGATGTTGCCTCTATGCGGCTTCCTACGGGAAAGCCGCGCGAAACGACGTGGCTCGGCATCGAGCCTGGTTTTGGCGTTCGCCACTATGCCACCGGCCGCAACATCTACATCGTGCAGACGCGCATGGCGGGTCGGCTGCGCACCGTCACCATCGGCCCGGCGTCGGTCATAACGCGCCATCAGGCTACTGTCGTTGCACGGCGCGTACTGGCTTATGCGCGGGTCGGCCTCGATCCGGTGACCGAGCGCAAGCGTATCCGGAGTGCGCCCCGCTTCGACGACTTTCTTGAGGAATACTGGCAGCGCTGGTCGGGGCGCTGGAAGGCTTCGACCCTAGTGGCCAACGAGAAATACCGCAGGCTCTACCTCGATGATGCCTTTCCCGACATCTTCATCGATGCGCTGAACGAGGCGGACGTCACCAGATGGTTCGCAGACCTCAACAACCGGATGGGCCCTGGCGGAGCAAACCGGGTAGTCGCGATACTGAGCAGCCTGCTCAACAAGGCGGAGAGTTGGGGCTACCGCCTGGAAAACACCAATCCGTGCCGGGCCGTCCGTCCCAACCGCAAGCGCAAGTGCGAGCGGTTTTTGAGCCGCGCAGAACTGGAGCGGTTGGGCGAGGCGTTGGCTCGGGTGCGGTCGAGCGAAGACAAGGTGAGGCCGATCGCGGCGACGGCCATTGCCTTGCTGCTGCTGACGGGATGTCGGGCCGGTGAGATCACCAGCCTGCAATGGCAGGACTTACGGGGAAATCGATTGAAGTTAAGGGACAGCAAGACCGGCCCGCGCACGGTTTGGCTGGGGGACGAAGCGCGGGCGCTGATCGATGATCTCCCGAGGCTGAAGAACATTCCGTGGCTTTTCTGGAGCCCCCGCGTCAGGAAGCCGCTGCGCTGGCTCGACTACTATTGGCATGAAATCCGTTCGGAGGCGGGCCTGCGCGGCGTGCGGCTTCATGATCTGCGGCATACATTCGCCAGCCATGCCGCGATGAACAAGGAAACGCTCCCGATGATCGGGCGATTGCTCGGGCACAGCAATCAGCAATCGACAGCACGATATGCCCATCTTGGCGACGAGCACGTATTGGATGCCGCTGAGCAGATCGGCGCGGCAATTGAGCGCATGCTCGGGTAG